The genomic window AGAGATCTGCCGCTCAGAGTCAACCAGTGGGCGAATGTAGTCCGATGGGAAGCCACAGATACAAGACCTTTCCTAAGGACCAGGGAGTTTCTATGGCAGGAAGGACACACAGCACATGCAACAGAAGAAAGCGCAGATGAAGAAACAATGCTGCGGTTGGAGCAGTACCAGGAAGTTATCGAAGACCACCTCGCTATCCCAAGTATTCTAGGTTACAAGCCTGAGCATGATAAGTTCCCTGGCGCAAAATATACTACAACGATTGAAACACTGATGCCGGATGGAAAGAGCATCCAATCAGGAACCAGTCACCAACTTGGACAGCATTTTGCCGAGGCATTTGAGATAGAGTTCGAGGATGAAGACTCCGAAACTCAGACCTGCTACACGACATCATGGGGGCTCTCCACAAGGACGATCGGTGCTTTGATCATGGCACACGGTGACGATGACGGTCTTAGATTGCCACCTTCCGTTGCACCGACACAAGTGGTTGTCGTACCTATATTCCAAGAAGACAACCAGGAAGAAGTCATGGAATACGCCGAAAATGTCAAGCATCAAATCGCCCATTCGGCCGGTTGCGCATGTGAAGAAAGCGTAAGAGTAAAACTAGACGACCGAGAACACCGAACACCAGGATACAAGTTCAACGAATGGGAACTCAAAGGAGTACCACTCCGGGTCGAAGTAGGACCAAACGAAATGGAAGACGACACAGTTACCACAGTCAGAAGAGACAATCAGGAAAAAGAAATGGGAAGAGACAGGAAAGAATTCCTCAGAAACATCAAAAACACGCTCGATGATATCCAAGACTCGATGTACAACGAACTGAAAGATTACCAGGAAGAAAACATCAGAGAAGCAGACTCCAAGAATGAAATCCTTGCGACCATCGGCAAAAACCGCGGATACGTCAAAACCAGGTGGTGCGGCAAAGAATCATGTGAGGAAGAAGTCAAGGACGAAGTATCCGCAGAGATCGTAGTCCTACCATTCCAAGAAGACAGTAAACCAGCCACCATACAAGACTCAGATGAAGAAATTGATGGCGAATGCGCGGTCTGTGGTGAAGATGCAGAGCGCTGGGCTTACTTTGCTAAGAATTACTGAAAAATTAGTTTGGTGCTATTGGGAGTTCTTTACTTCTTCCCAGTTATTCCAGTTTTCAGATTCTTTAGCTTCCTTAATATTTTGAACTATTTCATCTGATAGTTTTCGGTTGTTGAGTCTGCCTTTGTCTTCTAGAAGTCTTCTTATTGCATCTCTGATGAGTTCGCTTTTGTTCTTGTAAACTTTTTCTTCTCCGACTTCTTCATCAATTGCTTTTTCAAGACCTGCAGGAATATCGACCGATGCCATAACAGTTTAGCATTAGAGTGTTACTCTTATAGTTCTAATGTGCTTAATCAATTACATGGTTTTTGAGGTAAAGCTCTCAGATGCAGCCAAAAAGCATCGAAAAGAGTTAGACGAAGATATTAGAGAGCTAGTAGATGAAGCCATTGACGATATAAAGGAAGAAGGTCTAAATCACGAAAATGCTGGTTTCTTAAGCGATCAGCGCTTCTCCGATACAGCACTCTACAGATACAAACTTGTGGAAGATAAAGCCAACCACAGGATAATCTTCGATTTTATAGAAGGTAAAACTATTAGGATATTCGACTTAGGGCATAGAGACTGGATATATGATGAATAAAAACTATCGAATTCTACATAAAACTAAATCGTTCAGCCTCTACTAATTATCACCTTTCATCACAATGTTTCGATATTATTCTCAAAGTTACGCAGACTTTCATCGACAAACCCCGAAGAATACTAGCCTGAAAATTTCTAGCATTAGAATCATTTTTGGGTTAGATGTTTAATTTCTTGTCTTCAATAATTAGGTATGGTTTTGGCTTCGGAAGAGGATATCAAGGATTTTGCTGAGGATGTCCGGGAAGAGTTCGGTGATCGAGTCGAGAAGATACTGCTCTATGGTTCTTACGCTCGTGATGAGCATGTTCCTGGTAGTGATGTCGATATAGCAGTTCTCGTCAGTGAGAAGAGAGATAATGATAGAGAGAAATTGTTTGACATTGCTGAAGACTATCGCTGGGATAAAGATATTTTCTTCTCTCCGCGGGTGTTTGAACTGGACAAATTTAAGCAGAAAGCGGAAGCCAGCCCAGGTTTTTACTCCACAGTAAGTAAGGAAGGTGTAGAAGTATGACAAAGGAAAAGATTGAGGAAGCAGAGAAAAGACTTTCAACAGCAAAACTACTGTTAGAAAATGAGAGATTCGAGGCTGCTGTATCCAGAGCATACTACTCCATGTTCCACGCAGCCAAATCACTGCTTCAGACAGAGGACTCGTCACCTAAGACGCATGAAGGAGTAAACAGCGAACTTGGAAAACTTTTCAGAGACAGGATAGACTTAGAGCTACTGAGAGAATTTTCCAGGATAAAACAGCTAAGAGAAGATGCCGACTACGGAGCAGAAAGCAATATAAGCAAACAAAAGGCTACAGAAGTAGTAGAGACAGCCGAAAAATTCATTTCCCGAGCCAAAGACATTACAAGATAACACTTTTCACAAGCCTCCTTATTCTTAACTTTCAGTTGTCACCTCACTTACATGATTCTCAAAAACATCAGTTACCTTGTCACACAGAATTTCGACAGGCAAATCCTGGAGAACATAGATGTGAAAATTTCTAACAACGAGATTTCTGCTATCGGCCGCAACCTCTCAACTAGAAATGAGGAAGTCTTGGACTGCTCCGACAAAGTTGTGATGCCGGGTCTGATTAATGCGCATACTCATGTCTCTATGACCTTGCTCAGAGGAATTAGTGATGACCTGGAGCTTAATGATTGGCTCCATGATGTTATCTTTCCAGCTGAAGAGAAATTAGGTCCAGAAGATGCTTATGTCGGTGCTAAGTTGGGTTGTCTTGAGATGTTGAAGTCTGGTACGACGACTTTCAACGATATGTACGACCATATGGATCAAGTGGCTGAGGCTGTTGATGAGACAGGTATGCGAGCCGTCCTTTCCCGTGGAGTCTTGGATGTCGACGGCAAAGGTGAGAAGAGGGTTAATGAAGCCGTTGATTTTGCTATTGACTACAACGACCATGGCAGGATTACTCCTGGTTTTGCTCCTCACGCAGTTTATACTGCTTCTAGTGATGTTTTGACGAATTTGAAGGAGTTTGCTGAGGACAGGGATACTGTGTATCATATCCATGTTTCCGAGACCCGGAGCGAGGTCGAGGACTTTGTGAAGGAGAACTATGCGACTCCTCTGCAGCACCTGGATAACCTGGATCTGGTCGATGATAACTTGATTGCGGCGCACTGTGTCTGGATGATGGATGAGGAGAAGGATATGATGGAGGAGAAAGGAGGAACAGTTGTCCACAACCCGGCCGCCAACCTGAAACTTGGGAGCGGAATCGCCGATATACCGGACTTCCTGGACAGAGGAATCAATGTCGCATTAGGTACTGATGGAGTAGCATCAAACAATAACTTGAATCTATTTGAAGAGGCAAAACTCGCGGGATTACTGCATAAGAGGGATAGTCCGACTGAGATAACTGCTCAGGAAATACTGGACATGATGACGATTAACGGAGCAAAGGCTCTTGGCATGGAAGACGAGATCGGGTCAGTAGAGATAGGTAAGAAGGCTGACTTGATTACTATAAACTTGAATTCTGAGGAGATGCAGCCTGTTCACGGTAAAGAAGGTTTGATTTCAAATATTATCTTCGCTTTTGATGGTAAAGTTGAGGATGTAGTGGTTGATGGCGATTTAGTGGTTAAGGAGAGTAAGCATTCCTCTGTTGATAAAAAAGATGTTTTGGAAGGAGTTGAGGAGAAGAAAGGTAAGTTTTAGTAATATTTTTTCGAAATTGATTTAAAATTGGAGCTGTAGAAGGTTTTCTATGGCTTCCAGAGTTGATGATGTCGTTTCTCTTACTGAGCGTCTTGTTAAAATCGATTCTTATGCTAGAGATGTTGGTGAAACTGAGTCTTATCAGGAAGTAAACGGAGAGGTAATGGGTGAGATTTTGGATGTTGCTGAGGATTATCTTTCTTCTATCGATAATTTATCTGTGAAGCGTTTCACCCAGGATGGCCGAGAATCGTTGGTTGCTACTTTTGGCAGTGTTAAAGAAGTGGATTTGATGTTACATGGGCACTTGGATGTGGTAAGGCCTGATGAAGATAATTTTATTGGAGAAGATGCCGAGGACCACTTTGAACCAGTTACAGATACTATAGATGGAGAAGAAAGAATTTATGGTCGTGGCACAGGTGATATGAAAGCTGGTGCTGCCTGCTTGATGAGAGTTATGAAAGAGTTAAGTGAGAATCCACCAAGCATCGGGTTGATGTTGACGACTGATGAGGAAAAAGGTGGTTTTAGAGGGACTAAATACTTGCTGGATGAAGAAGGTTACAGTGCCGACTTTGCTATCTCAGCTGAACCAAATAACATCGGCGAAGGTTACTTAGATATTGTTAACAAGCAGAAAGGTATTCTCAGAGCGTATATAACTGCCGAAGGAGAGAGTGCCCATGCATCTCGGAAGTGGAAAGGCGAAAATGCTATAGATAAATTGATTTCTACGTATGGAAATGAGATTAAGCCGCTATTTCCTAGTGCCGATGAGAGGACATGGGATACTACTGCAAATCTTGGAATGGTGGAAGGCGGGGACGGACTGAATAAGGTGCCGGATAAAGCCTCTCTTGGACTGGATATACGGTGGTCTGATGAGAAACCGATCGAAGAAGTAAAGGAAGAAATCAGGAAAAAGGTAAGCAGTCGCGACGATTTGAGTGTTGAGTTTAGAGTGGAAGAACCTATGCTTAATACTAGTGACTCTGTGCTTGTTGAAAAACTCCAAAGCGACTTGGAAGAAACTATAGACGAAGATAAATCCGCCAGAATTACTAAGAAGGCTCCTGGAAGCGATGCACGACATTTCATGAGGCAAGACATTCCTGCTGTTGTATTTGGCCCTGAGGGATATAACAGCCACCAGAAAGATGAATATGCAGTTGTCGATAGTTTTGAAGACTATGTTAAATCAGTTAAGAAGTTCGCTCAGCGTTTTTGAAGAGGTATTAACATGGATTTTGAGAAACTGGAACTGAGGAAGGCTGGATTGGATCTTGTAAATCCTTTTGAGACAAGTAACTGGAGAATTGAAACCAGAGAAGTACTAATCCTATGTGGAAAGAAAAACGGAGAATGGGTTTACGGCGAAACCTCCGTACTTCCTGACCCCGTCTACAATCATGAATCAACTCAGACGGCCCAAGAGTTCATCAAAAAGTATGTTATCCCTGCAGTAAAAGATTCTAACTCCGTTGAGGACTATTGGAATAACATCTCATATCTTAAGGGACATCCGCATGCGAAGTCATCAGGAGACCAACTTCTACATCACCGGCAATCAGTTAACCAGGAAAAATCATTGAAAGATATCATCAATGGCGCAGGAGATGTGGCTGAGTGCGGCGTCAGCTTAGGAGTTACAGATGAAGATAAGATAGTGGAAAAAGTACAAGGTTATTTAGATCAAGGTTATAAGAGGATAAAGCTGAAGATCAAGCCTGGTAAAGATATTGGATATGTCAGGAAGGTTAGGAAACATTTTCCTGATGTAGATTTAATGGCTGATGCCAATTCTGCATACAGTTTAAGCCACAAAGACCGATTAAAGAAGTTAGATAGTTTCGATCTTCAAATGATTGAGCAGCCACTATCACACGATGACCTAGTAAATCACTCCGTACTTAACAACTATATAGATACTCCCATCTGCCTTGATGAAAGCATTCATTCTGCTGAAGATGTTAAAAGAGCATCAAGAATAGATGCCTGTAGCATAGTCAATTTAAAACCTCAAAGAGTCGGTGGAATAAAAGAATCAGTGAAGATCAACCAAGCTTGTAAGGAGGAAGATATGAAGATGTGGATGGGAGGAGTGATAGAATCAGGTATAGGAGCTTCAACACAAATAATACTCTCATCACTCAGTGAAATAAAATTCCCTGGCGATATAGGTGCTTCCTCCCGATACTTCGAAGAGGACATAGTCAATCCGGAGATAAAAGTAAACAATGGTCAGATAAAGATTCCAGATAACCCTGGTTTAACGAACAGTGTTGACAGAGGTAAACTTAAGGAGAAGACCATGGAAAAATGGACTTTCTAGTCCTCCAGAATGTATGTATTCTGCTCGAATCCGTTTTCTCCAGGCCTCATGAGTTCAGTGACTTCGTATCCTTGGTCCATCAGAGAACCTAGAACCGTCCTGGTAGCATACCTCCATTCCTCTTCGACTTCATCACTCATGTCTTCTACAGCTTGTTCAGGAATCTCAACTCCTACTTGTCCCTCTAATTCTTCTCTTTCTTCCCCAAAATCTGAATTAGGAAGAGCTCCATCCGCTGAAAGCACTATATCTGTTTCATCTTGTCTTATATCTGACAAATAGTCTTTCCCTTGTGATTCTGTTGCATTTAGCTTATCTTCTGCTCGAGATGAGTCTATCCTCCATTCTATGACGAATCTGTCAGCAGGTGTTCCTCCCGAGGTTTCGGTATCATAGACATCTTCCTTATATTCAGAAGCAACTCCACCAAGTTTAGTCAGGTTTAAACGATTATTTACAGGTTTAAGCGGATCTACAGTCCAATAAATAGTATCATAACTGTGTTTTGCTGCTTTTTCTCTCTGCTGCTTTTTAATCTCTAGACCTGCCCCAGCACTGTGAGAATCCGACCCAACAGCATGAGAGTACAGCACATTATCCTGGGTCATATCCGGGAACATGTATGCTAGAGAACTTATTCCATCAGTTTCTGATACTATAAGGTTTCCTCCTCTGTCTTTTGCTTCAAATTCATAAGTAGGTATCAGCTCTGCCTCACCTATGCCTGTTGAACTCCAGGCTTCAGCCATAGTGTTTTGAATGTCTAGGTACTCTCTAGATTCATTAGTAGGAACAGTTTCAACATTTTCAACACCTATTTCCTGTTCGACTAACCTCTTGGTTTCCTGAGAAAGGTTTGTTTCTTCCTGCTCTGTTAATTCACTGTCAATTGCATTCCATGAAAGAGCGACTGCCTCCTCTCCATCAAGACTTTGTGAAATCAGTGTGATAGCGGTTTTACCATTGATATCTGCTGAAAGAACTCCTCCTACTGCATCATGAGCAGTTAAGATATGAGAGGGAATCGACTCCCTCTGACCTAAACCCACATCGATACTGTCTGCACCATTTTGAAGTGATCTACTAATCTGCATAGCTTAACCCTCCTACGAACTCATTCTACCTCGAATTTGCCGGTTTATCTGACCGTAAGCCTCAGGAAGAGCATCTTTTATATCTCCAATCGCATTCTGGTCCACTGCTTCAGAAACAACGCCCTGATTTGAGTAAGGTTCTTCTAATGTCACCTGTGCAACATCCTCAATACTGTAAGACTCTAGCTCTACATTCAGCGAATATTCAAGTACATCTTCCGCAGATTCTAATACTTCATCATCTACTTCAAGACCTCTTCCGTGTTCTGAAAGTATCTCCGCTGCAACAAAACCTTTCTCTAGTACAGGATTCCAGATATAGCCCGGAAGTCCTTCAGTAGTTGTTACGGCAAAATTAGTTTCCGCGCCACCTATTTTATTCTCGATATCAGATTGAGAATCGGACAGCAACAAACGGGAGTCTTCCCGACCTGGCCACACCGTGTAGGGAATCCTAGTGCCCGCATTCTTTACCTGCGAACCTAGTGAGGCAGGTTGATTGTAGCGAGAAGTACCTATCAGCTCATTTATCTTCTTATCGTAGATGTTTTCCTTGTCATGCCCAGATTTATTGTTGATTCCTTGTTCTCTTCGCATCCACTCTGTCGCTGCAACTTCAAAGATACCATACCAATGAGCAGCTCTCATCTCCTCGCCTGTACTATGTTCAAATTGGTCCGTAACGCTATAGAGAGAATCAGGAATATCTACATCATACATTTCCTCAAACAAACCTAAAGCGCTTTCAGCCGCCATGCCGTCAGCTATAACACTTTTCGGCAGAACAGATTCTACATCTCTTTTAGCAGAAGCAAGAGAGGGATAACCTGTTTCAACGCTTTCAGCAGCAGAGATGCCGAGAGCATCTGAAACAATATCCTCTGCTATTTCATAGAAGCCTCGGTCGCTGAAAATATCCTCCGACCTGACAAAGTTAACTCCTTCTATTCCTGCCAGTTCGGCCGAAGCCTCCAAATAATCCTCTCGGTCAGCTCTTGATTCGTTCTCCGATTCTAAAAATCCTGCAGCCTTACTTCTACCCATATTAAGAGATTCAAAGATATCAGCCATGAAAAAATGCAGTTCTCCTGTCTCTCCATGTCTTCTTCTATCTTCATCCTGAATTTTCTTTTCGTGTACTAGCGCTGATAGCATGTCAAGAGGCTGCTCTTCCAATCCAGCAGTGGTCAAACCATGTTTAGTAACACGGGGGCTCTCAGAAGGGATTCCTGTCTCCGCTGAGTTG from Candidatus Nanohalobium constans includes these protein-coding regions:
- the menC gene encoding o-succinylbenzoate synthase; protein product: MDFEKLELRKAGLDLVNPFETSNWRIETREVLILCGKKNGEWVYGETSVLPDPVYNHESTQTAQEFIKKYVIPAVKDSNSVEDYWNNISYLKGHPHAKSSGDQLLHHRQSVNQEKSLKDIINGAGDVAECGVSLGVTDEDKIVEKVQGYLDQGYKRIKLKIKPGKDIGYVRKVRKHFPDVDLMADANSAYSLSHKDRLKKLDSFDLQMIEQPLSHDDLVNHSVLNNYIDTPICLDESIHSAEDVKRASRIDACSIVNLKPQRVGGIKESVKINQACKEEDMKMWMGGVIESGIGASTQIILSSLSEIKFPGDIGASSRYFEEDIVNPEIKVNNGQIKIPDNPGLTNSVDRGKLKEKTMEKWTF
- a CDS encoding M20 family metallopeptidase; translated protein: MASRVDDVVSLTERLVKIDSYARDVGETESYQEVNGEVMGEILDVAEDYLSSIDNLSVKRFTQDGRESLVATFGSVKEVDLMLHGHLDVVRPDEDNFIGEDAEDHFEPVTDTIDGEERIYGRGTGDMKAGAACLMRVMKELSENPPSIGLMLTTDEEKGGFRGTKYLLDEEGYSADFAISAEPNNIGEGYLDIVNKQKGILRAYITAEGESAHASRKWKGENAIDKLISTYGNEIKPLFPSADERTWDTTANLGMVEGGDGLNKVPDKASLGLDIRWSDEKPIEEVKEEIRKKVSSRDDLSVEFRVEEPMLNTSDSVLVEKLQSDLEETIDEDKSARITKKAPGSDARHFMRQDIPAVVFGPEGYNSHQKDEYAVVDSFEDYVKSVKKFAQRF
- the proS gene encoding proline--tRNA ligase yields the protein MSQELGITVDKQQDPSEWYTQVVKKAGLAKYADVKGCMIIKPYGMKLWESIKENFNTKIESTGVENAYFPLFIRESQLEKEEDIVEGFDPEVAWVTHGGDEELEERIAVRPTSESVIAPYMADEIRSHRDLPLRVNQWANVVRWEATDTRPFLRTREFLWQEGHTAHATEESADEETMLRLEQYQEVIEDHLAIPSILGYKPEHDKFPGAKYTTTIETLMPDGKSIQSGTSHQLGQHFAEAFEIEFEDEDSETQTCYTTSWGLSTRTIGALIMAHGDDDGLRLPPSVAPTQVVVVPIFQEDNQEEVMEYAENVKHQIAHSAGCACEESVRVKLDDREHRTPGYKFNEWELKGVPLRVEVGPNEMEDDTVTTVRRDNQEKEMGRDRKEFLRNIKNTLDDIQDSMYNELKDYQEENIREADSKNEILATIGKNRGYVKTRWCGKESCEEEVKDEVSAEIVVLPFQEDSKPATIQDSDEEIDGECAVCGEDAERWAYFAKNY
- a CDS encoding nucleotidyltransferase domain-containing protein translates to MVLASEEDIKDFAEDVREEFGDRVEKILLYGSYARDEHVPGSDVDIAVLVSEKRDNDREKLFDIAEDYRWDKDIFFSPRVFELDKFKQKAEASPGFYSTVSKEGVEV
- a CDS encoding amidohydrolase, with amino-acid sequence MILKNISYLVTQNFDRQILENIDVKISNNEISAIGRNLSTRNEEVLDCSDKVVMPGLINAHTHVSMTLLRGISDDLELNDWLHDVIFPAEEKLGPEDAYVGAKLGCLEMLKSGTTTFNDMYDHMDQVAEAVDETGMRAVLSRGVLDVDGKGEKRVNEAVDFAIDYNDHGRITPGFAPHAVYTASSDVLTNLKEFAEDRDTVYHIHVSETRSEVEDFVKENYATPLQHLDNLDLVDDNLIAAHCVWMMDEEKDMMEEKGGTVVHNPAANLKLGSGIADIPDFLDRGINVALGTDGVASNNNLNLFEEAKLAGLLHKRDSPTEITAQEILDMMTINGAKALGMEDEIGSVEIGKKADLITINLNSEEMQPVHGKEGLISNIIFAFDGKVEDVVVDGDLVVKESKHSSVDKKDVLEGVEEKKGKF
- a CDS encoding HEPN domain-containing protein, with the protein product MTKEKIEEAEKRLSTAKLLLENERFEAAVSRAYYSMFHAAKSLLQTEDSSPKTHEGVNSELGKLFRDRIDLELLREFSRIKQLREDADYGAESNISKQKATEVVETAEKFISRAKDITR
- a CDS encoding ribbon-helix-helix domain-containing protein — translated: MASVDIPAGLEKAIDEEVGEEKVYKNKSELIRDAIRRLLEDKGRLNNRKLSDEIVQNIKEAKESENWNNWEEVKNSQ
- a CDS encoding type II toxin-antitoxin system RelE family toxin, producing the protein MVFEVKLSDAAKKHRKELDEDIRELVDEAIDDIKEEGLNHENAGFLSDQRFSDTALYRYKLVEDKANHRIIFDFIEGKTIRIFDLGHRDWIYDE